A single region of the Geobacillus subterraneus genome encodes:
- a CDS encoding DoxX family protein, with protein sequence MVVKWLREHVTASALMVVLRLYLGYEWMMAGWGKITQGFDATGFLKGALAKAAGEHPAVQSWWAGFIESVALPNVGLFNFLVPWGEFLVGIALILGLFTTFAALMGAVMNFAFMFSGTTSTNPQMVLLTVFILVAGANAGRYGLDRWVLPYLRHWWTDKTHRPHRPAATHQ encoded by the coding sequence ATGGTTGTCAAATGGTTGCGCGAACATGTCACAGCGTCGGCGTTGATGGTGGTGTTAAGGTTGTATTTAGGGTATGAATGGATGATGGCGGGGTGGGGAAAAATCACGCAAGGGTTTGACGCCACCGGATTTTTAAAAGGAGCGTTGGCGAAAGCCGCTGGCGAACACCCGGCCGTGCAAAGCTGGTGGGCGGGCTTTATCGAAAGCGTAGCGCTGCCGAATGTCGGATTGTTCAACTTCCTTGTGCCATGGGGGGAATTTCTCGTCGGGATCGCGCTCATTCTCGGATTGTTTACGACTTTTGCCGCACTTATGGGAGCTGTCATGAACTTCGCTTTCATGTTCTCGGGCACGACGAGCACGAACCCGCAAATGGTGCTGCTCACCGTCTTCATCCTCGTCGCCGGAGCCAATGCGGGACGATACGGTTTGGACCGGTGGGTGTTGCCATATCTCCGTCACTGGTGGACGGATAAAACGCATCGTCCACACCGACCGGCGGCAACGCATCAATGA